In Micromonospora cremea, the genomic window GGCCGGTCTGGACCGGTGGCCCACGCCCGGACGCGCCGGTCGAGTGCGAGGTGCAGCTGCGCGCGCACGGCGACGTGGTGCCGGCCACCGTGGCCCTCGACGGCGCCACCCTCCACGCCGAGCTGCGCCGGCCGGTACGCGGCGTCGCCGCCGGCCAGGCCGTGGTGGCGTACCGGCCGGACCCGGCCGGCGACGTGGTCCTCGGCTCCGCCACCATCACCGGCTGACCCGGCACAGCGTCGCCCTGGCCGTCGCGGCCCGGGCGGCCGGCATACCGGATACCCTTCCGCCGTGACAGATCAGGTGTGGCCCTGGCCGGTGGGCGCGGCAACCGGCATCGGTTCGCTGCCCGGCACCGACATCGCCGAGGCCCAGCGGGTGGTCCTCGGCGAGCTCCCCGCGCTGCCCCACCTTCCCGAGCTGCCGGCCCGCGGCCCCGGAGCCGACCTGATCGGTCGGACCGCGGGGCTGCTGGTCGAGCTGCCCGTCGAGCTGTACACGGGGCGCTGGCGGGTCGCCCCGCGCCCGGGCCGCGACCTGCGCCGGGCCCGTGACCTGATGGAACGCGACCTGGACCAGCTCGCCGAGCAGGCCGAGGGGTACGCCGGCCCGATCAAGGTGCAGGCCGCCGGCCCGCTCACCCTGGCCGCGACCCTGGAGCTGCCGATCGGCGGCCGACTGCTGCGCGACCCCGGCGCGGTCCGCGACCTGACCGGCTCCCTCGCCGAGGGGCTGCGCGCGCACGTCGCGGCGGTCGCCCGGCGACTGCCCCGCGCTTCGGTGCTGCTCCAGCTGGACGAGCCGTCGCTGCCGACCGTGCTGGCCGGGCGGGTGCCCACCGAGAGCGGGCTGGGCGCGTACCGGGCGGTGGATTCGGCGGACGCGGCGGCGCTGCTGCGCACCGTCGTCGACGCGGCCGGCGTGCCGACCGTGGTGCACTGCTGCGCCCCGGACGTGCCGTTGGAGTTGATCCGTTCGACGGGCGCCGCCGGGGTGGCCCTCGACCTGGACCTGCTCACGGAGCTGGACCCGTTGGGTGAGGCGATCGACGCCGGCCTCGGGTTGCTGGCCGGGGCCGTGCCGACCCGGCCGCCGTCGACCGGCCAGGCGCCGACCTCCGCGCAGGTGGCCGACCGGGTGCGCCAGCTCTGGGACCGGCTCGGCTTTCCCCGCCGGCAGCTCGCTCAGCAGGTGGTGGTCACCCCGGCCTGCGGGTTGGCCGGGGCCAGCCCGGAGTACGTCCGGGTGGTGCTGGCCGCGTGCCGGGACGCCGGCCGGCGGCTCGCCGAGGACTGAGGTTTCCTGTCGTACTCGGTGGGCAGGATGACGGTCATGATTGGACAGCTACGTACAGTGGTGATCGATTGCCCGGATCCGCAGGCGCTGGCGGCGTTCTACGCGGAGCTGCTCGGCGTGCCCCTGGTCGAGGGTGACTCCGATGACGAGTGGGTGGTGCTGGGCGGCCAGCCCGGGCACCAGCCGCGCCTGGCGTTCCAGCGGGCGCTCAATCTGCGTCCGCCGGCCTGGCCGGATCCGGAGCGCCCGCAGCAGTTCCACCTCGACGTGACCGTGGACGACATCGAGACCGCCGAGAAGGCGACGCTCGCGCTCGGCGCCCGCCGGCTGCCGGGCGGGGGCGCGGACTTCCGGGTCTACGTCGACCCTGCCGGCCACCCGTTCTGCCTCTGCTGGGACTGACTTTGGTGTGGGCCGCGTCGGCCGGGCATCATGGCCGCCGTGGCCCACGACCCTCTGCTGCGCGCCTCTGGCTCGCTCTTCGGCCTTGCCTATGGTGACGCGATCGGCAAGCCGACCGAATTCCTGACCGTCGCCGAAATCGAGCACCGGTACGGTCCGGCCGGTCCACGTGACCTGTCCGGCGAGCCGGCGCTGGTCACCGACGACACCCAGATGGCGCTGGCGGTGGGCTGGGCGCTGCACGAGGCTCCGTCGCTCACCCCGAAGGGGGTGGAGCCGCTGCTCCGGCGGCGCTTCCTGGCCTGGGCGGTCAGCCCGGACAACAATCGCGCCCCCGGCATGACCTGCCTTCGCGCCTGCGCCGAGCTGGGTCGCGGGCTCCGCTGGCAGGAGGCGACGGTGACCGCGTCCAAGGGGTGCGGTGCCAACATGCGGGTGACGCCGGTCGGCTTGCTCGATGTGGACCTGGACACGCTGGCCGGGCTGGCTCAGTTGCAGGCCGGGTTGACCCACGGCCACCCGACCGGGCTGGCGGCCAGCGAGCTCACCGCGTACGCGGTCTTCGCCCTGCGCGGGGGCGCCACGCTCGCCGAGCTTCCCGCGATTCTCACCGAGCGGGCGCGGACGCAGCGCCGCGTGTACCGGGAACAGTGGCTGGGTGACCTCTGGCAGCGCGCCGGGGTCGGCACCGCGGAGGACTTCATCGCGCGGGGCTGGGATGAGTGCCTGGCGGTGCTGGGCCGGCTGACGGCCGCCCTGGGCCAGCCGGACGACGGCGGTGACCCGTGCCGGGCCACCGGGGAGGGCTGGGTGGCCGAGGAGGCGCTGGCGACCGCTCTGCTCTGCGCCGTACGGCACGCCGACGACCCGGTCGCGGCGCTGGCCCGGGGTGCGACCACCGCCGGGGACTCCGACTCGATCGCCGCTCTGGCCGGCGCCTTCGTGGGCGCGGCCGCCGGGATGACCGCCTGGCCGCCGGGGTGGGCCGACCGGATCGAGTACGCCGACCAGCTCGCCACGCTCGGCGCGGCCTGGGACTGATCCTCGTCCCCGCTCCCGGAGCTGTCCTGCCTGGCCGGACCGAGCCGGGTGACCGGCGAAGGCCCGGCGGGGCGGCAGACGGTCAGCGGGTCGGCAGGTGGTTCAGGCTGCGGACCGACCGCCACAGGTCGGCGTCGCAGTTGCCGGCGCGGTCGGCGAAGGCGGCCGAGCTGATCCGGGTCGGCTCGGTGAGGCTCAGGTAGCTGTCGTGCTCGGCGCCGGGGTCCCAGTCCCGGGTGGGGATGCGGACGTGGTCGTCCCGGTCGCTCTTGTCCTGGCTGGTGATCTTCAGTACGTCGGCGCCCCGGGAGTCGGCGCGCAGCACCAGACACGGCCGCACCTTCGACCCGCTGCCGTCGGCGTACGGCACGTCGGCCCACCAGATCTCGCCCGGCGCCGGCGTGCCCGCCCCCCGAGCGGCGTCGCGCGACCGGGGCCTGGTGGCCGGCCGGTCGGCGGCGCGGGGTCGCGGCGGCGCGGGGCGACGTCCGCCGGTGCGGGCCGAGCCCGGCCGGCTGCCCGAGCGACGGTTCGCGACCCGGTGCCGCCAGCTGTTCCACGCCCAGCCGGCCGCCACCGCCAGCAGGATCGCCACCGCCCAGAGCAGGGCCTCGGGCATCGGTACCTCCGCCATCGTCCGGCGGCCCACCGGCCCCCGTCGTCCGGCGATCCTCGCACGCCGATCACCCCGCCGCGCGCCAACCACGCACCGCGTTCTCGTGATGACGAGAACGCTGGGTGCGGGTGGGCGACTGTTTGTCCCACCGGGCCGATACCGTGCCGGAGTAGCGTGATCAGGGAGGTCGCAGGCGTGTCCGAAGGTGGCGGTGTGTCCGAGGAGCAGATCGGTCAGCAGGTCAGCCCGGCGCAGGAGGCGGCGGCCGGCGCCGAGCCGACGCCGCAAGCTCGGGAGCGGCACGCCACGCTCAGCCGCGAGCTGACCGAGCATCAGTACCGCTACTACGTGCTGGACGCGCCGATCATCGCCGACGCCGAGTTCGACCGGCAGCTGCGTGAGCTGGAGGCGCTGGAGGATGAGTTCCCGGCACTGCGCACACCGGATTCGCCGACCCAGCGGGTGGGCGGCACCTTCTCCACCGACTTCACCCCGGTCACCCACGCCGAGCGGATGCTCTCGCTGGACAACGCCTTCGCCGACGAGGAGCTGGCCGCCTGGGCCGAGCGGGTCGAGCGGGACGCCGGCGGCCCGGCGCCCTACCTCTGCGAGCTGAAGGTCGACGGGTTGGCGATCAACCTGACCTACGAGGATGGCCGGCTGGTCCGGGCGGCCACCCGGGGTGACGGCCGCACCGGCGAGGACGTCACCGCCAACGTGCGCAGCATCCGGGACGTGCCGAGCCAGCTCACCCCGTCCGCCGAGTTCCCGGACATTCCCGGGCTACTGGAGGTCCGGGGCGAGATCTACTTCCCGATCGCCGCGTTCGCCGACCTCAACGCCGGCCTGGTCGAGCAGGGCCGAGCCCCGTTCGCCAACCCGCGCAACGCCGCCGCCGGCAGCCTGCGGCAGAAGGACCCACGGATCACCGCTTCCCGGCCGCTGCGTCTGGTGGTGCACGGCATCGGCGCCCGCCGCGGGTTCCAGCCCACCGCCCAGTCCGAGTCGTACGCGGCGCTGAAGGCGTGGGGCCTGCCGACCAGTGACCGGTGGCGGGTGGTGCCGGATCTGGCCGGCGTGGCCGAGTACATCGCCTACTACGCCGAGCACCGGCACGACGTCGAGCACGAGATCGACGGCGTGGTGGTCAAGGTCGACCCGGTGTCCATCCAGGGTCGGCTCGGGTCGACCAGCCGCGCCCCGCGCTGGGCGATCGCCTTCAAGTACCCGCCGGAGGAGGTCACCACCAAGCTGCTCGACATCGACGTCAACGTGGGGCGCACCGGGCGGGTCACCCCGTTCGCCGTGCTCGAACCGGTGCGGGTGGCCGGCTCCACCGTCGCGCTCGCCACCCTGCACAACGCCCGTGAGGTGGAGCGTAAGGGTGTGCTGATCGGCGACACCGTGGTGCTGCGCAAGGCCGGCGACGTGATTCCCGAGGTGCTCGGCCCGGTGGTCGACCTGCGCCCTGCCGACGCGCGGCCGTTCGTCATGCCGACCACCTGCCCGGCCTGCGGCACCCCGCTCGCACCGGCCAAGGAGGGCGACGTCGACATTCGTTGCCCCAACACCCGCAGCTGTCCCGCCCAGCTACGCGAACGGGTGTTCCACCTCGCCGGCCGCGGCGCGTTCGACATCGAGGTGCTCGGCTACAAGGGCGCGGCGGCGCTGCTGGACGCGGAGATCATCGCCGACGAGGCGGACCTCTTCCAGCTCGACGCCGAGCAGCTGGCGCGGTCCCCGTTCTTCGTCAACAAGGACGGCAGCCTGGGCAGCAACGCGGTCAAGCTGCTGGACAATCTGGCCGTGGCCCGGGAGCGCGACCTGTGGCGGGTGCTGGTGGCGCTCTCCATCCGGCATGTCGGCCCGACCGCGGCCCAGGCGCTCGCCCGGCACTTCCGCTCCATGGAGGCCATCGACGCGGCCAGCGAGGAGGAGCTCTCCTCGGTCGACGGGGTCGGTCCGACGATCGCGGCCAGCATCCGGGAGTGGTTCGCCGTGGACTGGCACCGCGACGTGGTCCGCAAGTGGGCCGAGGCGGGCGTACGGATGGCCGAGGAGGCGGTCGACGAGGGGCCGCGCCCGTTGGAGGGGCTGACCGTGGTGGTGACCGGCACGCTCGCCGGCTTCTCCCGTGACCAGGCCGCCGAGGCGGTGCAGAGCCGGGGCGGCAAGGTCAGCGGCTCGGTCTCCAAGAAGACGAGCTTCGTGGTGGTAGGGGACAACCCGGGGTCCAAGGCCGACAAGGCGGCCAGCCTCAAGGTGCCGGTGCTCGACGAGGACGGGTTCCGGCTGCTGCTGGACGCGGGTCCGGACGCCGCGCGGGACGTCGCCCGGCTGGAGGGCTGACCGCTCCGGCGACCGCTGGCCGCGCATACCAACTTAATTACGACTACGACCGATTCGTGACTGTCATACCGGGAAACCCGGGGCTGAGGGCGTTTCATTGGGTCACGGCGTGCATACGGGCACGCCGACCGTTGGTCGGGAGGTGTGATGGAGGTCGCCGACCCGCGCAACTCCGTCCCGCCCGGACGGGTGGCGCCGTTCACCGCCTTCATCGTCAGCATCCTGGCGGTCGCCGCGTTGACCGCCGCCGGTCCACTCGCGACGCTCCCGGCCGAGCTGTCCCGGCTGCCGGTGGCGTTCTGGACGATGGCCGCGCTCGCGCTGGTCTGCGACGCCCGCCCGTTCGTGCCCCCGGGGCGCCGGCAGTCCTCCGCGGTCTTCCCGTCCACCTGCTTCACCTTCGCGATCCTGCTCGGCTGGGGGCTCGGCCCGGCGGTGGCGGTGCAGGCGGTCGGGGTGGTCGTCTCGGGCTGGCGGATGCGGCACGCCGCGTGGCGGACGGCGTTCAACGTCGGCCAGTACGCCTGCGCCCTCGCCGCCGCGTACGGGATCCTCCAGCTCGGGCCGGGCATCGTCTTCTCCGGCGGTCGGTTGCACTGGACCGACGTGGTCGCCGTCGGCGGCGCCACGGTGGCCTGGTTCGTGGTCAACTACGGGCTGGTCAGCTGGGCGGTACGGCTGCGCTTCGGCGACCGGTGGTGGCCCACCGTCCGGCAGGGCCTCGGTTTCGAACTGCTCTCCACGGGCTCACTGCTGCTGCTCGCCCCGGTGCTGGTCGCCGCGGCGCGGGTCAGCGCGGCGCTGATTCCGCTGGTGCTGGTGCCGCTCTTCGCCGTGTACCGGATGGCCCGGCTGACCGTCGAGCAGCAGCACCTCGCCGCCGCGGACCCGCTCACCGGGCTGCCCAACCGCAAGGCCCTGCTGGCCGAGGTGGCGGAGCAGGTGCACCTGCACGCCGAGCGGACCGCTCGCGGCGAACCCGATGGGCACCTGGCGCTGCTGCTGATCGACCTGGACCGCTTCAAGAACGTCAACGACGCGCTCGGGCACGCCGTGGGCGACCGGCTGCTCGTCGAGGTCAGCGCCCGACTCACCGACGTGGAGCCCCGCCCGCAGATGATCGCCCGGCTCGGCGGCGACGAGTTCGCCATCGTGATGACCGGGCTGACCGACGCGAGCCAGGCGCGTGACCTGGCCGACCGGGTGGTCGCGGCGCTGGCCGAGCCGGTGCCGCTGGACGGGCTGCCACTGGACGTGGGCGGCTCGATCGGGATCGCGCTCTTCCCGGAGCACGGCGAGGACTTCGCCACCCTGATGCGCCACGCCGACGTGGCGATGTACGACGCCAAGCACCGCAACGACACGGTGGCCGTCTACGCCCCGGCATCCGATCACAACTCCGCCGAGCGGCTCAGCCTCCTCGCCGACCTGCGCCGGGTACTGGAGTCCGGCCCGTCGGTCGACGACCCGCTGGACGCCGAGCCGGCGGGACACGCCCGGCCGGCGGGAACGGCCGACGAGGACGACCGGGACGCGGGGGCGGCCGAGTCGGGTGGCGCCGAGCGGGCGGCCGACCTACCCCTCGGCACGGCGGCGGAGGTGCGCGGCGGGGATGGTGCGGCGCTGCCCAGCGGTGACCTGCGCCCCGCCGAGGCCGCGCCGCACGAGGACGCGTCGCCGGTGGTCGCCGCGCTCCCGCCGTCCGGCGGCCGGTGGTGGGGGCGCCGCCGCCGGCCGGGCACCGAGCTGACGCACGCCGACGAGCTGATCAACCGGATCGCCACCGGCGCCGACCCGATCCGTGGCCGGAACACCCGCGCCACGGTCGCCGGCACCCGCCCGGGCCCGGTCCGGGACCGGCGCGCCGGGGGCGGGCAGGGACGGCGATCGCCGAACGGGGGCGCGGTGTCCGCGCTGGCTGGCGGCGGCGCCGGTCCGCGACGTGACGTCGGGCCGGCCACGCCGGACGTGCCGCTCGGGCCGACCGGTTGGGCGCACTCCGGCGGTGAGACGGCCGACGACGCCGGCGAGATCACCATGTACTACCAGCCGCAGATCGCCATCGCGACCGGCGAGGTGGTCGGCGTCGAGGCGCTGCTGCGCTGGCGGCACCCACGGCGGGGGATGGTCGACCCGGAGGAGCTGATCCGGGTGGCCGAGCAGAGCGCGGTGATGCGACTGCTCACCCGGCGGGTGGTCGACGACGTGGTGGAGCAGCTCGCCAAGTGGTCGGCGGCCGGCATCGGGCTGCGGGCGGCACTGAACGTGAGCGTGCGTGACCTGCACACCGGCGAGATCGCCGACCAGATCGCCGACCGGCTGAGCCGCTACGGGGTGCCGGCCGAGCGGCTGCAACTGGAGATCACCGAGGGTGCCCTGATGGCCGACCCGCGCCGGGTGCTGGCCACGATCTCCCGGCTGCACCGGATCGGGGTGGCCATAGCCCTGGACGACTTCGGCACCGGGTATTCCTCACTGCAGCACCTGCGTCGGCTACCGCTGTCCGAGGTGAAGGTGGACCGCTCGTTCGTGCTGGGCATGGCCGACGACGCCGACGACGCGGCGATCGTCCGGTCGATGATCGAGCTGGCCGGCGCGCTGGGGCTGCGGGTGGTCGCCGAGGGCGTGGAGGACGAGCGGACCTGGCGGATGCTGCACGCCGCCGGCTGCGACGCCGCGCAGGGCTGGTTCTACGCCCGACCGATGCCCGCCGAGGAGCTGGTCACCTGGCTGGCCCGGTACCGACCGGTCCGCCCGAGCGGCGGCCCGGAGCCGGACGCCGGCCGTCGTCCGACCCGCTGACCCGCCCGCCGACGCGGCGCGAGAGGCCGGCGGAGGGGGAGTCGTGGACGCGGCACCGGAGCGGAACAATAGACTCGCTCCGGTCACCGCGCGTCACGCTCCACCCGTCGCGCGATCGGCACACCGCCCGACCAGCAGGACATCAGAAGGGGGCACGGATGGCCGCCATCTCCCGCGAGGAGGTCGCGCACCTGGCGCGCCTGTCGCGGCTCGCCGTCACCGAGGAGGAGCTGGACATGTTCGCCGGCCAGCTCGACGTGATCCTCCAGGCGGTCGCCCAGGTCGGCGAGGTCGCCGCGGCGGACATCCCGCCGACCTCGCACTCGGTGCCGCTGACCAACATCTTCCGCGAGGACGTGGTCACGCCGTGCCTGACCCCGCAGGAGGTGCTGTCGGGCGCACCCGACGTCGAGGACCAGCGGTTCCGCGTACCGCGGATCCTGAGTGAGGATGTGGCCTCATGAGCGACCTGACCAGAATGACCGCGACGGAGATCGCCGCCCTGGTCGCTGGCGGCGAGACCTCCGCCGTCGAGGTGACCCGCGCCCACCTGGACCGGATCGCCGCGGTCGACGACCGGGTGCACGCCTTCCTGCACGTGGACACCGACGGCGCGCTGGCCGCCGCCCGCGCCGTGGACGAGCGCCGGGCCGCCGGCGAGGAGCTGGGCCCGCTGGCCGGCGTGCCGGTCGCGGTGAAGGACGTGCTCGCCACCCGGGGCGTGCCGACCACCGTGGGGTCGAAGATCCTGGAGGGCTGGCGCCCGCCGTACGACGCGACGATCGTGCAGCGGCTGCGTGAGGCCGGCACGGTGATGCTCGGCAAGACGAACATGGACGAGTTCGCGATGGGCTCCTCCACCGAATACTCGGCGTACGGCGCGACGCACAACCCGTGGGACCTGAGCCGGATCCCGGGCGGCTCAGGTGGCGGCAGCGCCGCCGCGCTGGCCGCGTACGAGGCGCCGCTGGCGATCGGCTCGGACACCGGCGGCTCGATCCGCCAGCCCGGCGCGGTCACCGGCACCGTCGGCGTGAAGCCCACCTACGGCGGCACCTCCCGCTACGGGCTGGTCGCCTTCTCCTCGTCGCTGGACACCCCCGGCCCGTGCGCCCGTACGGTGCTCGACGCGGCCCTGCTGCACCAGGTGATCGGCGGGCACGACCCGCGCGACTCCACCTCGATCCCGCAGCCGGTGCCGGACGTGGTGGCCGCGGCGAAGCTCGGCGCGACCGGTGACCTGACCGGCGTGCGGCTCGGCATCGTCAGCGAGTTCGTCGGTGAGGGCGCCGAGCCGGGCGTGATGGCCGCGTTCCGCGAGGCGGTGGACGCGCTGGCCAAGCTGGGTGCGGAGATCGTCGACGTGTCCTGCCCGACCTTCGCCTACGCGCTGCCCGCGTACTACCTGATCGCCCCGAGCGAGTGCTCCTCCAACCTGGCCCGGTTCGACGGCGTCCGGTTCGGCCTGCGGGTCGGCGACGACGGCAACCGGTCGCTGGAGGAGGTCATGTCGCTGACCCGGGAGGCCGGTTTCGGCCCCGAGGTCAAGCGCCGGATCATGATTGGCACGTACGCGCTGTCGTCGGGTTACTACGACGCGTACTATGGGCAGGCGCAGAAGGTCCGGACGCTGATCACGCGGGACTTCACCGCCGCGTTCGAGCGGGTCGACGCCCTGATCTCGCCGACCACCCCGTCCGTGGCGTTCCCGATGGGCGCGCGCACCGCCGACCCGTACCAGATGTACCTGGCCGACCTGTTCACCATCCCGACGAACCTGTACGGCGGACCGGGCATCTCGGTGCCCTGCGGCCTCTCCGAGGGGCTGCCCGTCGGCCTGCAGGTGATGGCCCCGACGATGGCCGACGACCGGATGTACCGGGTCGCCGCCGCGCTGGAGTCCGCGGTCGGCACGTTCACCCCACCGGCACTGTGAGGCAGGAGCCCAGATGACGACGACGCTGCCCGCGTACGACGAGGTCGTCGCGCGCTACGAACCGGTGATCGGCCTGGAGACCCACGTCGAGCTGGGCACGAACACCAAGATGTTCTGCGGCTGCCCGACCGACTTCGGTGGCGAGCCGAACACCCGGGTCTGCCCGGTCTGCCTGGGCCTGCCTGGTTCGCTGCCGGTGGCCAACAAGGCGGCCATCGAGGCGATCATCCGGATCGGCCTGGCGCTGAACTGCTCCATCGCCGAGTGGTGCCGGTTCGCCCGGAAGAACTACTTCTACCCGGACATGCCGAAGAACTTCCAGATCAGCCAGTACGACGAGCCGATCTGCGTCGACGGCTACCTGGACGTCGAGGTCAACGGCGAGACGGTGCGGATCGAGATCGAGCGGGTGCACCTGGAGGAGGACACCGGCAAGACGCTGCACGTCGGTGGCGCCACCGGCCGCATCCACGGCGCGACCGAGTCGCTGGTCGACTACAACCGGGCCGGCATTCCGCTGGTCGAGATCGTCACCAAGCCCATCCCGGGCACCGGCGCGCTCGCGCCCGACGTGGCCCGGGCGTACGTCACCGAACTGCGGGACGTGATCCGCACTCTCGGCGTCTCGGACGTGCGGATGGAGGAGGGTTCGCTGCGCTGCGACGTGAACACCTCGCTCAACCTGCCGGGGCAGGAGTGGGGCACCCGCACCGAGACCAAGAACGTCAACTCGCTGCGCTCGGTGGAGCGGGCGGTCCGCTCGGAGATGCTGCGGCAGGCCTCGGTGCTGGACGCCGGCGGCCGGATCACGCAGGAGACCCGGCACTTCCACGAGGACACCGGCGACACCACCCCGGGACGCTCCAAGGAGACCGCGACCGACTACCGGTACTTCCCGGAGCCGGACCTGGCGCCGATCGCCCCGGACCCGGCCTGGGTCGCGGAGCTGAAGGCCGCCCTGCCGGAGCTGCCGCGGGTGCACCGGCGCCGCCTCCAGCAGCAGTGGGGCCTGTCCGACCTGGACATGCAGTCGGTGCTGAACGCCGGTGCGGTCGAGCTGATCGAGGCGACCGTCGCCGCCGGCGCCACGCCGGCCGCCGCCCGTAAGTGGTGGCTCGGCGAGCTGTCCCGCAGGGCCAACGAGAGCGGCGTGGAGCTGGCTGACATCGGCGCCACCCCGGCCCAGGTCGCCGAGTTGCAGGGCCTGGTCGACGCCGGAAAGCTCAACGACAAGATGGCCCGCGCGGTGCTGGAGGGCGTGGTCGACGGTGAGGGCTCGCCCACCGAGATCATGACCAACCGGGGCCTGGAGGTCGTGTCGGACACCGGCGCGCTCACCGCCGCGGTGGACGAGGCGATCGCCGCCAACCCCGGCATCGCGGACAAGATCCGTAGCGGCAAGGTCGCCGCGGCCGGCGCGCTGGTCGGCGCGGTCATGAAGACCACGCGCGGCCAGGCCGACGCGAAGACCGTCCGCGAGCTGGTCCTGGAGCGCCTCGGCGTCCAGGGCTGAAACCCGCCCGGAGCAGGCCGTCGCCGTGACCCGGCGGCGGCCTGTAACCGCTGTCGCGTACGCGGCCACCCCGCGTCCCCCTCGCGAGGGCGTCAACGACGACGCCCGGATGGAGTCACCGTGAACCAGCACGACCTCGATGTCCTCGACGAGATCCAGCGGCGGGTGCTCTGGCTCGCCACCCGGATCGTGGACGCCGCCAACCACGACCGGGTCACCGGCGACGGGGTGAAGGTCGGCGGGCACCAGGCGTCCAGCGCCTCCCTGGTCACCGCGATGACCGCGCTCTGGTTCGCGCACCTGGACGCCGAGGACCGAGTCGCCGTCAAGCCGCACGCCTCCCCGGTGTTCCACGCCATCCAGTACCTGCTCGGCAACCTGGACCGCTCGTACCTGCCGCGGCTGCGGGCCCGGGGCGGCCTCCAGTCGTACCCGTCGCGCACCAAGGACCCCGACGAGGTGGACTTCTCCACCGGTTCGGTCGGTCTCGGCGCCGCGGCGCCGCTCTTCGCCGCCGCCACCCGGCGTTACGTCGACGCGCACTTCGGCGCCCGCCCGCACTCCCGGTTCGTCGCGCTGATCGGCGACGCCGAGCTGGACGAGGGCAACATCTGGGAGGCGGTCGCCGACCCCGCCACCACCGGCCTGGGCAACGTCATGTGGCTGGTCGACTTCAACCGCCAGTCGCTGGACCGGGTGGTGCCCGGCATCCGGATCAACCAGTGGCGCGGCCAGTTCGAGGCGGCCGGCTGGCACGTCGTGGAGGTCAAGTACGGCCGCCGGCTCGCCGAGGCGTACGCCCGGCCCGGCGGCGAAGCGCTGCGCGACTGGATCGACGCGATGCCCAACGAGCAGTACCAGTCGCTGTTCGGGCTGGCCGGCACGGCGCTGCGCAAGCAGTTCCTGGACGGCGCGCCGTCCGGCATCGCCGAGCTGATCGCCGACGTCGCCGACGAGGAGCTGGGCCCGCTCGTCACCGACCTCGGCGGGCACGACCTGCAGGCGATGCTCGACGCGTACGCCCAGTGCGACGCGGTCACCGACCGGCCCAGCGTCGTCTTCGCGTACACGGTCAAGGGGTGGGGGTTGCCCATCGCCGGCAACCCGCGCAACCACTCGGCGCTGCTCAGCACCGAGCAGGTCGACGCGTTGCGCGCCGCGCAGGGGCTGACCCGCGAGACCGAGTGGGATCGCCTCGACCCGGCGTCACCCGCCGGCATCCGGGCCGGCGCCCGCCGGGAGGCGCTGTCCCGCGCGCCCCGCGAGCGGGCGCTGGGGGTCACGGTTCCGGAGAGCACAGGAGTACGCGCGGCCAAGCCGATCTCCACGCAGGAGGTCTTCGGCCGGGTGCTGGTGGACCTGGCTCGGGACCGGGAGGTCGGCCGCTACCTGGTGACGACGGCACCGGACGTGGCCACCTCCACCAACCTCGCCGGGTTCATCAACAAGACCGGGGTGTTCGCCCCGACCGAGCAGCGTTCCTGGACCGAGGACCGGATGCTGCGCTGGACGGAGAGCCCCGCGGGGCAGCACATCGAGCTGGGCATCTCGGAGATGAACCTGTTCCTGCTGCTCGGCCAGCTCGGCCTGTCCTGGGATCTGTCCGGGCAGCCGCTGCTGCCGGTGGGCACGGTCTACGACCCGTTCGTGCTGCGGGGCCTGGACGCGTTCCTGTACGGCACCTACTCCGGCTCCCGGTTCGTGGTCGCCGGCACCCCGTCGGGCATCACCCTGGCCCCGGAGGGCGGCGCCCACCAGTCCACCATCACCGCCTCCGTCGGGCTGGAGCTGCCCGGGGTGACCTTCGTCGAGCCGGCGTACG contains:
- a CDS encoding transketolase-like TK C-terminal-containing protein; its protein translation is MNQHDLDVLDEIQRRVLWLATRIVDAANHDRVTGDGVKVGGHQASSASLVTAMTALWFAHLDAEDRVAVKPHASPVFHAIQYLLGNLDRSYLPRLRARGGLQSYPSRTKDPDEVDFSTGSVGLGAAAPLFAAATRRYVDAHFGARPHSRFVALIGDAELDEGNIWEAVADPATTGLGNVMWLVDFNRQSLDRVVPGIRINQWRGQFEAAGWHVVEVKYGRRLAEAYARPGGEALRDWIDAMPNEQYQSLFGLAGTALRKQFLDGAPSGIAELIADVADEELGPLVTDLGGHDLQAMLDAYAQCDAVTDRPSVVFAYTVKGWGLPIAGNPRNHSALLSTEQVDALRAAQGLTRETEWDRLDPASPAGIRAGARREALSRAPRERALGVTVPESTGVRAAKPISTQEVFGRVLVDLARDREVGRYLVTTAPDVATSTNLAGFINKTGVFAPTEQRSWTEDRMLRWTESPAGQHIELGISEMNLFLLLGQLGLSWDLSGQPLLPVGTVYDPFVLRGLDAFLYGTYSGSRFVVAGTPSGITLAPEGGAHQSTITASVGLELPGVTFVEPAYATSLDWLLCDALGRIAGGSAPAATAAPTEDGAYYFRLSTRPLDQAPFEAARARLGDAVLRRQVVAGAYRLVDAHQAYPHLADAPVVQLAASGAVLPEVLAAAAELAEEGVAAHVVDVTSLDRLYRAWQRTLRQGVRTATVPSVPGALRSAFADRVPVVTVHDAASHAMAWLGSAVGAPAVPLGVDEFGQSGTVAELYELHDLLPGSIVNAALAALALR